The Malus domestica chromosome 10, GDT2T_hap1 genome contains a region encoding:
- the LOC103446528 gene encoding LOB domain-containing protein 2-like, with amino-acid sequence MGSSSSAGEPVAGRHACAACRHQRKRCEEDCVMAPYFTNKDEDFKAVHRIFGVSNMTKLLKQLEDQNHRGTAVQSFIWEAYMWNQDPVNGPLGKYRKLERENELLRNALNEEQKALALAASTTEEEPLALGQENNNNSGNIADDVEGVIPIYGSSLNYGYANQSLAIDGSTNGTYTNLLQGQEATEMSQGQQVLGQGRGFHHGVVLVKQEAPDQRRVVGLGSSSEHFGPQEINYYSKT; translated from the exons ATGGGTAGCAGTAGTTCTGCAGGGGAACCAGTTGCTGGCCGCCATGCATGTGCGGCATGCCGACACCAAAGGAAGAGGTGCGAAGAGGATTGCGTTATGGCTCCTTACTTCACAAACAAAGATGAAGATTTTAAAGCAGTGCACAGAATATTTGGCGTTAGCAACATGACAAAGTTGCTTAAGCAACTAGAAGACCAAAATCACAGGGGTACGGCCGTACAATCTTTCATATGGGAAGCCTATATGTGGAACCAAGACCCTGTGAACGGACCTCTAGGAAAGTACAgaaaattagagagagagaatgaactgCTTAGGAACGCATTGAATGAAGAACAAAAGGCTTTGGCCTTGGCTGCATCCACAACGGAGGAGGAGCCACTTGCTTTGGGCCAAGAGAATAATAACAATAGTGGCAATATCGCAGATGATGTGGAAGGAGTGATACCTATATATGGAAGTTCTCTGAATTATGGTTATGCTAATCAAAGTTTAGCAATTGATGGTTCTACTAATGGCACTtatactaatctattacaaggGCAAGAGGCCACTGAAATGTCACAAGGGCAACAAGTATTAGGGCAAGGGAGAGGCTTTCATCATGGAGTTGTTTTGGTCAAGCAAGAAGCACCAGACCAACGAAGAGTAGTTGGCCTCGGTTCTTCTTCAGAACACTTTGG GCCACAGGAGATCAACTATTACTCAAAGACATGA